AGGGATACTGATTCACATCTAGTGTTGTCATAGCTATTAGGCTTAAACCGAGATGGTAGACTTTTTGAGCCAGCATTGACAAGGGTTTTCACGCCCCCCAAAATGATGATCCGTAATACACCGGAATGAAAGTAGTTTTGAAGGACCATTTTTCTTGCTTTCAAAGCTTCATTGAAACATCTCGATTTTTGAATAGGTGCCGGAATCATTAGATATTGCAGGGATGTTACAGTGTGGGGCAAAATGGTCGCAAATGGAGCAATAACAAGGGCTTGGGGTTTCTATCGAGGAGTTATTCACCACCTTTTCCACATAAAATGTGGAAAACTCCGGACGAAGAATAGTGTAGGCTCCATACTATGGAGACGCATATGCTACTTAAGAGCCGAGGCTAAACGCTTCTCTAAAAGTTCTTTCCTTGTTTTGGCATAACGAACGTGCTGCTTACGGGCTTCCTTGCTCTGAATGTTCGCGCTTACGAGATGCTGACATATGTCTCGGATATCTCCTTGGGTCAATACGTCATCTTTGTTGCAGTTCAGAAGGTAGTCAACAAGCTCCCTTCGGTGGATGACGGGTGTCGTGGTATCTACCTTTTTAAACTCACATAAGTCGCCAAAGACAACTACTGACCAGTAGGGAAGATCGCCATAACGGGCAAGGGTGTTCCTCAGCGCTTGCACGTGTGCGCGATTCTGCCGGACAGGGTTATAAAACTTCGTTTTCTTGTTGCCCAGAACCTGCGTCCAATACTCTGATCTCTCGCTTCCGTAAATCCATCCATCGTAGGCTTTCGTCTCTATGACGAAGACGCCATGGCGTGAGATGACCACGTGATCTACCTGCGAGGTTCGTCCTTCATTTTGGAATAGCAGGTCGTGCATGACCACGTGGTCGTCAGGCAGTCCCTCCAGAGCTATTCCCGTTTTCTTTTCACCGATGAAGCCCTTCAACCGGGGCAAGGCAGCTTTGAGATACACCTTTCCAGCTACAATCAACAGTGCCAGCAACAAGAAAAGAAAGACCTTCATGGCCACTCTTACTTAGTTATCGGCCAAGAAGGGCAGAGGCCAAGAGGAGACTGTTAATGAGGTGTTGTTACTTGCGTTGCTGCGCTATATCACATCGTCCGATAGGTCATTAGCACTGGCTCTTCATGAACCTGTCAACGTATACTCTCTACCGTGTCAGACAGAAAACGTCAGCCTACCGTAAACCCTTTTGAAAGGAGAGACTATCTGGGCGTCGCTATATTCGTGTGATCGACCCATTCTCCTCCACCTTTAGGTACTGATATTGTACTATTTTTGTAATACACACTCATCTTGAGGTATGTCTATTAATTATGGTAAAAGATAAATACATCAGGAGCATCCACAAGGATCGGCAACCGAGCGGGAGAGACGCCACGGTGCTTAGAGTAGCAAGGCTACTCGATGTGCAGAGCAATAGCTCTGAAAAAGAGTCTCTTCCCACCTTTCATAACCATCCCTGATGCGGATGGTTTTTTTGTGGCCTCCTGAGAGCATACAACCGAGGAGGGGACTGTGATCTGGAAAAATAGAGTTGTAGCAAAGCACCTCTTTACGGAAGAGGAGGACTACGACAGCGTTCAAAAGTCGATGAATGACATTGCTGACGTGCTGGAGAAGGAGCCGTGCTTCAGCGGATTCGAGATTATAATCAATTTCAGAAAGCTGCCGAAGGGTAATGGCGTGCTCAAGGTGGTCGATTACGCGAACGCACTGATTGATGAAATGTACGACTTTGCGGATCAGAACGCGATCTGGATTGAATAACGGCTACCTTACACCGACCATATCGACAAGAGCGATGGGCTTCATGGCAGTCTCACTTATTATTTCCAACTGCTGTTTTATGAAGCCTTAGCTTCTTCTGAGCTTCGTGCATCTTCCTGCGAGAAAGCCGAGTACGCCCCTGCTCTCTGCAGTACTCACATAGCATGCTCTCGTCGAGGAGATCGACGAAGGTGAGCTTGCCACAATGAGAACACTTCGCAAAGTAAACAACTTTGGCTGGCTCTTCCATAGAGGAAACCCGTCCTTTAGCAGTGGTAACAAAATCAATTGTGGTGGGAACGGCAGATGGTATCAAACGCTGTTCCTGCTGTCAACTGTTTTATGAGTGGAACAGCAATGAAGAATCAGGGGCGCATGTGGGGGCGAGCACGCTGGCGAGGGCTTGTCGGCAGAATACGGAGCTTATACGCTGCGGTAAACTTCCGGCGCACGGTCTTCTCCGGTACCCTCCGGATTAGGGACTGCCTTGGGGTGTGTCATCACTGAATTCTTCTCTTCCATGATCATTTTCTCCTTCCCGCCCTCAGAGTTTAAACTATTGGGTGGGAAGTGTCTCACTTATATTGGCACAGAGGGGAGGAGAACCCCGTGCCTGCGGTGCCGGTAAAGAACTGCAGTTAAGAATAGACAGGTAGCTAACAAAGCCTCCGGCAAAATCACCAGTCGGCTGATCGAATCCTTTGGCAGGGTGGAGGCCACGACTATGAGACCGGACGAAAAAATCGTTGCGAAGAACCAAAACGGCAGATTCAGCGCAGTTTTCTACACTTTGCCGGAAAGTACATCTTGACAACAAAGGCGGAGTCAGGTAACGTTGAACTAAATGGACATGCCCCTTGATTACCCGGTCCTTACAATCGAGATTCAAAATATACAACCGATAGAGCTTACTGATTTAACGAACAGTCTTTTGAGTTTTGCTGACGAATACAAGCGTTTCATAAACCAACAAGACACGCCTCAAACGGACCTACCACAGGAAATCAAACTTTACATAAAAGAGATCAGAAGCGGTAGTATCGTCGCCGATCTTGTTGCATTTGCACCCGGCATGATTCCCTTTCTCGAACATTCCAAAAGCGTGATTGAATATGCCCGATACATTAAAGTCATCTGCGATTATCTTCTTGGAAAAGTTTCTGAGAAGCCCATGCTGCACAAAAAGGATTATGAAAATATATCTAATTTCTTGGAGCCTATTGCTAAAGATAGTGCTTCTCAGTTAAATTGCCACACAACCATTAACGGCAATGTTACTGTCCTCCTGACACTCTCCTCGCTTGAAGCAAACGCGACACAAAATAGGGCTAATAAAGAAATCAGCCTTTTGAGGGAACCGTCAACCGGAATAAGAGAAAAGGTCTTGCTGTATTGGTATCAAGCCAGAAATGATCCGAAAAGCAACGGAGGTGACAAAGCTATAATAGAGAGCATTCAGCAGTCCCGCAAAGGTTGTTTTTAGTAACGATGCTATCAAGGCACAGATGCTTTACGGAGAGAATCCTTTCAAATCCGCATACATAGTCGATGTAGAAGTGGAAACAATTCAGAACAAGCCGGTTGTATATAAGATACTCAATTTCTATGAAAGAATCGATCGCTCGCCAACCGGATCGCCGGAAAAGCTCACTGAGAATAGGTAATACATCAGCCTGCGCGAAGGTTTGATTTTGACGAATAGATATGACTCGCAGGCTACTTTGCACAATCATGGAAAGGAGGGAGTGTGCAACAATTCGGAACCCTAAAGAAGCTGAACATTCGGGATATATGGAAGAACGAAGCGACCGAATTCACCGTCTGGCTGTGCGATAACTTATCCGCCCTCAGCACTGCTCTAGAAATGGAGTTGGAGTTGGAGAAGAAGAAAACGTCGATCACAGACGAGACCTCGATGAACCTTTTCGATCTTTCAAGACGCAAGCCAAGGTTCGGTTATCCACATCCTAATTTTCAGAAACAAGCACAATCCAAGCACAATTTGACGTTTTAGGGCAAAACAGTGTACTTGCTTATGAACACTTATGAAGCGTAACTTATTGAAATTACTATTGGCGGAAGTGCATGGGAATCGAACCCACCTACCAGTTTTTGGCCGGTACACTGGATTTGAAGTCCAGGAGGCCCACCAGGCGCCTTGGCACTTCCACTTATTAATCTAGTATAAAGCATGCGTCTTTGCAAACCGATGCAAAATTGGCATGCTCATCCTGAAGGCTTTCCTGATTTGGTTTTTGCAAATGACGAGTCCCGCGACTATAATGATCCTGAGCTATGATCCTTGCGAGCAGAGTGAATCGTCTGGCCGGGTGTGGCATGATAGC
The genomic region above belongs to Syntrophorhabdales bacterium and contains:
- a CDS encoding nuclease-related domain-containing protein, translating into MKVFLFLLLALLIVAGKVYLKAALPRLKGFIGEKKTGIALEGLPDDHVVMHDLLFQNEGRTSQVDHVVISRHGVFVIETKAYDGWIYGSERSEYWTQVLGNKKTKFYNPVRQNRAHVQALRNTLARYGDLPYWSVVVFGDLCEFKKVDTTTPVIHRRELVDYLLNCNKDDVLTQGDIRDICQHLVSANIQSKEARKQHVRYAKTRKELLEKRLASALK